One segment of Nocardioides sp. QY071 DNA contains the following:
- a CDS encoding sulfurtransferase, which translates to MRSGLISVDELRASLEEVTLLDVRYRMGGPAGPAEYVAGHVPGAAYVDLDRDLAAEPGERGRHPLPDVAVFEAAMRRVGVRAARPVVVYDDWSGHAAARAWWLLRYHGHADVRVLDGGWTDWRAAGGEVATGDGAPRVAGDFTAAPGALPVVDATTVRAAGVLVDARATERYRGDVEPIDPVAGHVPGAVNVPTGRNLDERGRFRDPASLAATYAEVGAVPGADVAVYCGSGVTAAHDVLALELAGITAALYPGSWSEWVADPSRPVATSARP; encoded by the coding sequence ATGAGGTCCGGACTGATCAGCGTCGACGAGCTCCGCGCCAGCCTCGAGGAGGTGACCCTCCTCGACGTGCGCTACCGGATGGGCGGGCCCGCCGGGCCGGCGGAGTACGTCGCGGGGCACGTCCCCGGGGCGGCGTACGTCGACCTCGACCGCGACCTCGCCGCCGAGCCGGGGGAGCGTGGCCGGCACCCGCTGCCGGACGTCGCGGTCTTCGAGGCGGCGATGCGGCGGGTCGGGGTGCGGGCCGCCCGGCCGGTGGTCGTGTACGACGACTGGTCGGGGCACGCGGCGGCGCGGGCCTGGTGGCTGCTGAGGTACCACGGCCACGCCGACGTCCGAGTGCTCGACGGCGGCTGGACCGACTGGCGCGCGGCGGGCGGCGAGGTCGCGACCGGCGACGGCGCGCCGCGGGTGGCCGGCGACTTCACGGCCGCTCCGGGTGCGCTGCCGGTGGTCGACGCGACGACCGTGCGGGCAGCGGGCGTGCTGGTCGACGCGCGGGCGACCGAGCGCTACCGCGGCGACGTCGAGCCGATCGACCCGGTGGCCGGGCACGTGCCGGGCGCGGTCAACGTGCCGACCGGCCGCAACCTCGACGAGCGCGGCCGGTTCCGGGATCCCGCGAGCCTGGCGGCGACCTACGCCGAGGTGGGTGCGGTGCCCGGCGCCGACGTCGCGGTCTACTGCGGGTCGGGGGTCACGGCGGCCCACGACGTGCTCGCACTGGAGCTCGCCGGGATCACCGCCGCCCTCTACCCGGGCAGCTGGAGCGAGTGGGTGGCCGACCCCTCGCGTCCGGTTGCTACCAGTGCACGCCCCTGA
- a CDS encoding DNA polymerase IV, translating into MRPHASVLHLDLDAFFAAVEQRDKPSLRGKPVVVGGTGGRGVVSTASYEARAYGVRSAMSTREARARCPHAAYLSGRFEAYRSTSAAVMAVLRDCSPLVEPLSLDEAFVDLAEAGLADLEVPTVTALAEELRQRVREVTGGLTASVGVASSKFLAKIASDLRKPDGLVVIEPGTELDLLRPLHVSVIPGVGPATVERLRRAGVHTVAELERVSLDELVRLVGKAQGQGLFHLARAEDDRAVVPDRETKSVSVEGTYETDLTDRQQMSAIVTRQAGEVAKRLRKSGLSGRTVTIKVRLYDFTTLSRSSTLPAPTDSPATVARLARTLLEDLDTSGGVRLLGVGVSGLADWIQEDLFATESETDDDQEEEESAEPDQAGARWRNAGPQSWAPGIDVVHAEHGRGWVWGSGKGVVTVRFETAETPPGPVRSFPADDPALTRWQ; encoded by the coding sequence GTGCGCCCCCACGCCTCGGTCCTCCACCTGGACCTCGACGCGTTCTTCGCGGCGGTGGAACAGCGCGACAAGCCCTCGCTGCGCGGCAAGCCGGTCGTCGTCGGCGGGACCGGCGGGCGCGGAGTGGTGTCGACGGCGTCCTACGAGGCCCGGGCGTACGGCGTCCGCTCGGCCATGTCGACCCGGGAGGCGCGCGCTCGGTGCCCGCACGCGGCGTACCTCTCCGGCCGGTTCGAGGCCTACCGCTCCACCAGTGCCGCGGTGATGGCGGTCCTGCGTGACTGCTCGCCGCTGGTCGAGCCGCTCTCGCTGGACGAGGCGTTCGTCGACCTGGCCGAGGCCGGCCTGGCCGACCTCGAGGTGCCGACGGTGACCGCGCTCGCCGAGGAGCTGCGGCAGCGCGTCCGCGAGGTGACCGGCGGGTTGACCGCGTCGGTGGGCGTCGCCTCGTCGAAGTTCCTCGCCAAGATCGCCAGCGACCTGCGCAAGCCGGACGGGCTGGTCGTCATCGAGCCCGGCACCGAGCTGGACCTGCTGCGCCCGCTGCACGTCTCGGTGATCCCGGGGGTCGGGCCGGCGACGGTCGAGCGGCTGCGCCGGGCGGGCGTGCACACCGTCGCCGAGCTGGAGCGGGTCAGCCTGGACGAGCTGGTCCGGCTCGTGGGCAAGGCCCAGGGGCAGGGCCTGTTCCACCTGGCCCGTGCCGAGGACGACCGGGCCGTCGTACCGGACCGCGAGACGAAGTCGGTCAGCGTCGAGGGCACCTACGAGACCGACCTCACCGACCGCCAGCAGATGAGCGCGATCGTCACCCGCCAGGCGGGAGAGGTCGCCAAGCGGCTGCGGAAGAGCGGGCTGTCGGGTCGCACGGTCACGATCAAGGTCCGCCTCTACGACTTCACCACACTGAGCCGCTCCTCCACCCTCCCCGCCCCGACCGACTCCCCCGCGACCGTCGCCCGCCTGGCTCGGACCCTGCTCGAGGATCTCGACACCTCCGGCGGCGTACGCCTGCTCGGCGTCGGCGTCTCCGGCCTGGCCGACTGGATCCAGGAGGACCTGTTCGCCACCGAGTCCGAGACGGACGACGACCAGGAAGAGGAGGAGTCCGCCGAGCCCGACCAGGCCGGCGCCCGGTGGCGCAACGCCGGTCCGCAGAGCTGGGCCCCCGGAATCGACGTCGTGCACGCCGAGCACGGCCGGGGCTGGGTGTGGGGATCGGGCAAGGGGGTGGTCACGGTGCGCTTCGAGACCGCCGAGACGCCGCCGGGACCGGTCCGCTCGTTCCCTGCCGACGACCCGGCGTTGACACGCTGGCAGTAG
- a CDS encoding D-arabinono-1,4-lactone oxidase: MSTTPSRPTGQTAPSWRNWSGLESADGLEVVQPADAVEVAEIVRRARDAGRTVKSAGTGHSFTGIATPRHVHLRPERMRGIVAVDRDAMTVTALAGTQLKVFNAELARLGLSLHNMGDIAEQTLAGAISTGTHGTGGRAAGLAAQVVGLELVTGTGEVLRASAAENPDVLDLARVGLGALGVLTTITFAVEPLFLLRAEEQPMSWTDALAAFDDLTAAHDHVDMYWFPHSDRMLTKRNTRLGTDLTAAEPLARWRAWLDDDLLSNKVFGAQTAALNLVPRAIPAANRFASRLLGPRTYTDLAHKVFTTERDVVFCEMEYAVPREAGLDALRECRTAFERSGLTVSFPVEIRVAPADDVPLSTSYDRDSFYLAFHTHRRADHHAYFAVMEPILRAHGGRPHWGKLHTLDAADVAGLYPRLPDVLALRERLDPDRVFANAYLERVLGG, from the coding sequence ATGAGCACAACCCCGAGCAGACCGACCGGGCAGACCGCGCCGAGCTGGCGTAACTGGTCCGGCCTCGAGTCGGCCGACGGCCTCGAGGTCGTCCAGCCGGCCGACGCCGTCGAGGTGGCCGAGATCGTCCGCCGGGCCCGGGACGCGGGCCGGACGGTCAAGAGCGCGGGGACCGGGCACAGCTTCACCGGCATCGCGACCCCGCGGCACGTGCACCTGCGCCCCGAGCGGATGCGCGGGATCGTGGCCGTCGACCGTGACGCGATGACGGTCACGGCGCTGGCCGGCACCCAGCTCAAGGTGTTCAACGCCGAGCTCGCCCGGCTCGGGCTGAGCCTGCACAACATGGGCGACATCGCCGAACAGACCCTGGCCGGCGCGATCTCGACCGGCACCCACGGCACCGGCGGACGCGCGGCCGGCCTCGCCGCCCAGGTCGTCGGCCTCGAGCTGGTCACCGGCACCGGCGAGGTGCTGCGCGCCAGCGCCGCCGAGAACCCCGACGTCCTCGACCTCGCACGGGTCGGCCTCGGCGCGCTCGGCGTGCTGACCACGATCACCTTCGCCGTCGAGCCGCTGTTCCTGCTCCGCGCCGAGGAGCAGCCGATGTCGTGGACCGACGCCCTGGCCGCCTTCGACGACCTGACCGCGGCCCACGACCACGTCGACATGTACTGGTTCCCCCACTCCGACCGGATGCTGACCAAGCGCAACACCCGGCTCGGCACCGACCTGACCGCCGCCGAGCCGCTGGCCCGCTGGCGGGCCTGGCTCGACGACGACCTGCTGTCCAACAAGGTCTTCGGGGCACAGACCGCGGCGCTCAACCTGGTGCCCCGCGCGATCCCCGCGGCCAACCGCTTCGCGTCGCGGCTGCTCGGGCCGCGCACCTACACCGACCTCGCCCACAAGGTCTTCACGACCGAGCGCGACGTGGTCTTCTGCGAGATGGAGTACGCCGTCCCCCGCGAGGCCGGGCTCGACGCGCTGCGCGAGTGCCGCACGGCGTTCGAGCGCTCCGGGCTCACCGTCTCCTTCCCGGTCGAGATCCGGGTGGCGCCGGCCGACGACGTGCCCCTGTCGACGTCGTACGACCGCGACTCCTTCTACCTCGCCTTCCACACCCACCGCCGCGCCGACCACCACGCCTACTTCGCAGTGATGGAGCCGATCCTGCGGGCCCACGGCGGCCGACCGCACTGGGGCAAGCTGCACACCCTCGACGCCGCGGACGTCGCCGGGCTCTACCCGCGACTGCCCGACGTCCTCGCCCTGCGCGAGCGGCTCGACCCCGACCGGGTCTTCGCCAACGCCTACCTCGAGCGGGTGCTCGGTGGCTGA
- a CDS encoding glutamate-cysteine ligase family protein, producing MGDDVAAQQFTPADRTRYREKVRRCLDVFERMLRESAFDTDDPWTGVEVELNLVDDAGDPALRNAEVLEAIEDPDFQTELGQFNIELNLAPGPLAGGGLEGYEKQLRASLNHAEERAAPLGAHLVMIGILPTLAPEHLRAEVISANPRYRLLSEQILRARGEDILIDIRGVERLHTTVDTIMPEAACTSTQFHVQVSPDQFASYWNASQAIAGIQLAVAANSPYLLGKQLWSETRIPLFEQATDTRGEELKVQGVRPRVWFGERWITSVFDLFEENVRYFPPLLPVIDEEDPLTVLEAGGTPNLSELRLHNGTIYRWNRPVYDITGGLPHLRVENRILAAGPTVVDTVANAAFYFGLVRALADNDRPLWSQMSFSAAEENFHSAARHGIDAEVYWPQLGRVRATELVVRRLLPLAHEGLAAWGVSSEEAHRYLDVIEQRCLAGTNASDWFTRRVQERDDADRYDALRAVLAEYRQRMHDNEPVHTWA from the coding sequence ATGGGAGACGACGTCGCGGCCCAGCAGTTCACCCCCGCCGACCGGACCCGCTACCGGGAGAAGGTCCGGCGCTGTCTCGACGTGTTCGAGCGGATGCTGCGCGAGTCGGCCTTCGACACCGACGATCCGTGGACCGGCGTCGAGGTCGAGCTCAACCTGGTCGACGATGCCGGGGACCCGGCGCTGCGCAACGCCGAGGTGCTCGAGGCGATCGAGGACCCCGACTTCCAGACCGAGCTCGGCCAGTTCAACATCGAGCTCAACCTGGCGCCGGGACCGCTGGCCGGCGGCGGTCTGGAGGGCTACGAGAAGCAGCTGCGGGCCAGCCTCAACCACGCCGAGGAGCGGGCGGCGCCGCTCGGGGCCCACCTGGTGATGATCGGGATCCTGCCGACACTCGCGCCCGAGCACCTGCGGGCCGAGGTGATCAGCGCCAACCCGCGCTACCGCCTGCTGAGCGAGCAGATCCTGCGCGCCCGCGGCGAGGACATCCTCATCGACATCCGCGGCGTCGAGCGACTCCACACCACGGTCGACACGATCATGCCGGAGGCGGCGTGCACCAGCACCCAGTTCCACGTGCAGGTGAGCCCGGACCAGTTCGCGTCGTACTGGAACGCGTCCCAGGCCATCGCCGGCATCCAGCTCGCGGTGGCGGCCAACTCGCCGTACCTGCTCGGCAAGCAGCTGTGGTCCGAGACCCGGATCCCGCTGTTCGAGCAGGCCACCGACACCCGCGGCGAGGAGCTGAAGGTGCAGGGCGTGCGGCCGCGGGTGTGGTTCGGCGAGCGCTGGATCACCTCCGTGTTCGACCTGTTCGAGGAGAACGTCCGCTACTTCCCGCCGCTGCTGCCCGTGATCGACGAGGAGGACCCGCTCACCGTCCTGGAGGCGGGCGGCACGCCGAACCTGTCCGAGCTGCGGCTGCACAACGGGACCATCTACCGCTGGAACCGCCCGGTCTACGACATCACCGGCGGCCTGCCCCACCTGCGCGTCGAGAACCGGATCCTCGCGGCGGGCCCGACGGTCGTCGACACGGTCGCCAACGCGGCGTTCTACTTCGGACTGGTCCGCGCGCTCGCCGACAACGACCGGCCGCTGTGGTCGCAGATGTCGTTCAGCGCGGCGGAGGAGAACTTCCACAGCGCGGCGCGCCACGGCATCGACGCGGAGGTCTACTGGCCCCAGCTGGGCCGGGTCCGGGCGACCGAGCTGGTCGTACGCCGCCTGCTGCCCCTGGCCCACGAGGGCCTGGCCGCCTGGGGCGTCTCGTCAGAGGAGGCCCACCGCTACCTCGACGTGATCGAGCAGCGCTGCCTGGCCGGCACCAACGCCTCGGACTGGTTCACCCGGCGGGTGCAGGAGCGTGACGACGCCGACCGCTACGACGCGCTGCGGGCCGTGCTGGCCGAGTACCGGCAGCGGATGCACGACAACGAGCCGGTGCACACCTGGGCCTAG
- a CDS encoding DUF4192 domain-containing protein, which yields MTTTPRPITSLTVRGHADLLAAAPVLLGFWPEESVVLMTFGAHHPFHARVDLPPLAAQRPAVRRELAEVLLEPALRHGASHVVLLYYTDEPAAAQAVHRSLRRTCRRTGLVVIAALVADRTHLRDLSAPDPDERRRRHPYDVSAHPFVLEALVSGRLAHRSRADLVASLDPDRAAAAAVSTALVAGRYADAGVPTSGRAIRAAGEWVHHAVHDLVADDALPDDTDLARLLWVMQATRVRDAAWAHLGRRTAEGHVRLWTDAVRRAPDPLVAAPAALLGWAAWQAGDGALAWVAVDRCLRAEPGYRMAEQLGSILQGAVPPQSWEGGFAWDEGLPDAG from the coding sequence ATGACCACGACCCCTCGCCCCATCACCTCTCTCACCGTCCGCGGCCACGCCGACCTGCTCGCCGCCGCTCCCGTCCTGCTCGGCTTCTGGCCCGAGGAGTCCGTGGTGCTGATGACCTTCGGTGCCCACCATCCCTTCCACGCACGCGTCGACCTGCCGCCGCTCGCCGCGCAACGGCCTGCCGTGCGCCGCGAGCTCGCCGAGGTGCTCCTCGAGCCCGCGCTGCGCCACGGCGCCAGCCACGTCGTGCTCCTCTACTACACCGACGAGCCCGCGGCGGCGCAGGCCGTGCACCGCTCGCTGCGCCGGACCTGCCGGCGCACCGGCCTGGTCGTCATCGCCGCGCTCGTCGCCGACCGCACCCACCTGCGCGACCTGAGCGCCCCCGACCCCGACGAACGGCGCCGACGGCATCCCTACGACGTCAGCGCCCATCCGTTCGTGCTCGAGGCACTGGTGTCGGGGCGGCTCGCCCACCGCTCCCGGGCCGACCTGGTCGCCTCGCTCGACCCCGACCGGGCGGCGGCCGCCGCGGTGAGCACGGCGCTCGTGGCCGGCCGCTACGCCGACGCGGGTGTGCCGACGAGTGGCCGTGCGATCCGTGCCGCCGGCGAGTGGGTGCACCACGCGGTCCACGACCTGGTCGCCGACGACGCCCTTCCCGACGACACCGACCTGGCCCGCCTGCTGTGGGTGATGCAGGCCACCCGGGTGCGCGACGCTGCCTGGGCCCACCTCGGCCGTCGCACCGCCGAGGGCCACGTCCGGCTGTGGACCGATGCCGTGCGCCGCGCGCCCGACCCCCTGGTGGCCGCCCCGGCCGCGCTGCTCGGCTGGGCGGCCTGGCAGGCCGGCGACGGCGCCCTCGCCTGGGTCGCGGTCGACCGGTGCCTGCGGGCCGAGCCGGGCTACCGGATGGCCGAGCAGCTGGGCTCGATCCTCCAGGGCGCCGTGCCGCCGCAGAGCTGGGAAGGAGGATTCGCATGGGACGAGGGGCTGCCGGACGCTGGATGA
- a CDS encoding SDR family oxidoreductase → MAYFVTGATGFIGRHLIAELVDHREGPVFVLVRASSLPRMEALVRQWGSERVQPVVGDLTRPGLGVDPAWVAEHAGTIDHFFHLAAIYDITADDATNDAMNIDGTRNALALAEELRAGVFHQVSSVAAAGDYHGRFDETMFEEGQPLPSPYHRTKYESEKIVRDEATIPWRVYRPAIVVGHSETGAMDKIDGPYYFFPLIKRLRDSLPAWLPLVGLDLGDTNLVPVDYVAKAMDHLGHLPDRDGEAFHLVNPEPQPVIEMINAFCSAAGAPRFATPVDRSITTAGPLALIPRALRPINVMNAVVRSAPAQLVLDQTIGRLGVPAEVLAHTSFPSVFDSRITEKALAGSGISVPPLETYVRALWGYWEENLDDATGRDPKAVAALKDKYVVITGASSGIGQVVALKVAQAGGIPVLVARGKEKLEATRDIIELRGGRAEVFPCDLSDLEAIDRLCEQLSTELPSVDYVINNAGRSIRRSLKLSQDRFHDFERTMQLNYFGAIRLVMGLMPQLHEQRSGHIVNISSIGVQTNPPRFSAYVASKAALDAWSNVVSSEVVGHGITFTNVHMPLVRTPMIAPTKIYDKFPTISPAQAADVVIKAMVDKPHEINTALGTAGELAHTIAPRTAFRVLNLAYQVFPDSAAAKGQKPASQAAAAAEEAPASNRRETEQMLMAQLFRGVHW, encoded by the coding sequence ATGGCCTACTTCGTGACCGGCGCCACTGGATTCATCGGGCGCCACCTCATCGCCGAGCTCGTCGACCACCGGGAAGGCCCGGTCTTCGTCCTCGTGCGTGCGTCGTCGCTCCCGCGCATGGAGGCACTGGTCCGGCAGTGGGGCTCCGAGCGGGTGCAGCCCGTCGTCGGCGACCTCACCCGGCCCGGGCTCGGGGTCGACCCGGCCTGGGTCGCCGAGCATGCCGGGACGATCGACCACTTCTTCCACCTCGCCGCGATCTACGACATCACCGCCGACGACGCGACCAACGACGCGATGAACATCGACGGCACCCGCAACGCCCTCGCCCTCGCCGAGGAGCTGCGGGCCGGGGTGTTCCACCAGGTGTCCTCGGTCGCCGCGGCGGGCGACTACCACGGCCGGTTCGACGAGACCATGTTCGAGGAGGGCCAGCCGCTGCCCTCGCCGTACCACCGCACGAAGTACGAGTCGGAGAAGATCGTCCGCGACGAGGCCACCATCCCGTGGCGTGTCTACCGGCCGGCGATCGTGGTGGGCCACTCCGAGACCGGCGCGATGGACAAGATCGACGGGCCCTACTACTTCTTCCCGCTGATCAAGCGACTGCGCGACTCGCTGCCGGCCTGGCTCCCGCTGGTCGGGCTCGACCTCGGCGACACCAACCTGGTGCCGGTCGACTACGTCGCCAAGGCGATGGACCACCTCGGCCACCTGCCCGACCGCGACGGCGAGGCGTTCCACCTGGTCAACCCGGAGCCGCAGCCCGTGATCGAGATGATCAACGCGTTCTGCTCGGCGGCCGGCGCCCCGCGCTTCGCGACGCCCGTCGACCGCTCGATCACCACCGCCGGCCCGCTCGCCCTGATCCCGCGCGCGCTGCGCCCGATCAACGTGATGAACGCGGTCGTCCGCTCCGCCCCGGCCCAGCTGGTCCTCGACCAGACGATCGGCCGGCTCGGCGTCCCCGCCGAGGTGTTGGCCCACACCTCCTTCCCGTCGGTCTTCGACTCGCGCATCACCGAGAAGGCGCTCGCCGGCTCCGGGATCAGCGTGCCTCCGCTGGAGACCTACGTGCGCGCGCTGTGGGGCTACTGGGAGGAGAACCTCGACGACGCCACCGGACGCGACCCGAAGGCCGTGGCCGCACTGAAGGACAAGTACGTCGTCATCACCGGCGCCTCCTCCGGCATCGGCCAGGTGGTGGCGCTCAAGGTCGCCCAGGCGGGCGGCATCCCGGTGCTCGTGGCCCGCGGCAAGGAGAAGCTCGAGGCGACCCGCGACATCATCGAGCTGCGCGGCGGCCGGGCCGAGGTGTTCCCCTGCGACCTGTCCGACCTGGAGGCGATCGACCGGCTGTGCGAGCAGCTGAGCACCGAGCTGCCGAGCGTCGACTACGTCATCAACAATGCCGGCCGCTCGATCCGGCGCTCCCTCAAGCTGTCGCAGGACCGGTTCCACGACTTCGAGCGCACCATGCAGCTCAACTACTTCGGCGCGATCCGGCTCGTGATGGGCCTGATGCCGCAGCTGCACGAGCAGCGCTCGGGCCACATCGTCAACATCTCCTCGATCGGCGTCCAGACCAACCCGCCCCGGTTTTCGGCGTACGTCGCCTCGAAGGCGGCCCTCGACGCCTGGAGCAATGTCGTCTCCTCCGAGGTCGTCGGGCACGGCATCACCTTCACCAACGTGCACATGCCGCTGGTGCGCACGCCGATGATCGCGCCGACCAAGATCTACGACAAGTTCCCCACGATCTCCCCCGCCCAGGCCGCCGACGTGGTGATCAAGGCGATGGTCGACAAGCCCCACGAGATCAACACCGCGCTCGGTACCGCCGGCGAGCTCGCGCACACGATCGCGCCGCGCACCGCGTTCCGGGTGCTCAACCTGGCCTACCAGGTGTTCCCGGACTCGGCCGCGGCGAAGGGCCAGAAGCCCGCGTCACAGGCGGCGGCTGCCGCCGAGGAGGCGCCCGCCTCGAACCGGCGCGAGACCGAGCAGATGCTGATGGCCCAGCTGTTCAGGGGCGTGCACTGGTAG
- a CDS encoding MFS transporter — MLQTYRQIFTPATARFSLVGLVARLPISMVGLGIVLLAEHETGSYGFAGSVSAVAVIANAVFAIPQGRLIDRLGQGRVLPVVITLWGVGLALAMGSLSWDWPTWSTYAFAMLAGASLPSVGTCVRARWSHTLADRPALLHTAFSFEAVGDEAVFIAGPVAVTLLATSVHPAAGLGTALVVGLAGTWAFALQRATEPPAHPRADRTSARPPMPWGAIAPLTLVGAALGIVFGGAEVVTVAFADEQGHQSLSGIYLAVWALGSLLAGVVSGAITWRRGPLARLRIGAIGMVVATLPLAFVPNLVVMAPVLLLSGLAISPTLIATMSLAEQVLPHARLTEGMAFIQTGLAVGLAPGAAVAGVVIDEAGASPAYLVCLVGGVLVLVGALLIRVGPRPDSVPPHEHNPEQTDRADRAELA, encoded by the coding sequence ATGTTGCAGACCTATCGCCAGATCTTCACGCCGGCCACCGCACGCTTCAGCCTCGTCGGGCTGGTCGCCCGCCTGCCCATCTCCATGGTCGGGCTCGGCATCGTCCTGCTCGCCGAGCACGAGACCGGGTCCTACGGGTTCGCGGGCTCGGTGTCCGCCGTCGCCGTCATCGCCAACGCGGTCTTCGCGATCCCGCAGGGCCGGCTCATCGACCGGCTGGGCCAGGGCCGGGTGCTGCCGGTCGTCATCACGCTGTGGGGCGTGGGCCTGGCGCTGGCGATGGGCTCGCTGTCGTGGGACTGGCCGACCTGGTCGACGTACGCCTTCGCGATGCTGGCCGGCGCCTCGCTGCCGTCGGTCGGCACCTGCGTGCGAGCCCGCTGGTCGCACACGCTGGCCGATCGGCCGGCGCTACTGCACACGGCGTTCTCGTTCGAGGCCGTCGGCGACGAGGCCGTCTTCATCGCCGGCCCGGTCGCGGTCACCCTGCTCGCGACCTCCGTGCACCCGGCGGCCGGGCTCGGCACCGCGCTCGTGGTCGGCCTCGCCGGGACCTGGGCCTTCGCGCTCCAGCGCGCCACCGAGCCGCCCGCCCACCCGCGCGCCGACCGGACCAGTGCCCGCCCGCCGATGCCGTGGGGAGCGATCGCGCCGCTCACTCTCGTCGGTGCAGCCCTGGGCATCGTGTTCGGCGGGGCCGAGGTGGTCACCGTCGCCTTCGCCGACGAGCAGGGCCACCAGTCCCTGTCCGGCATCTACCTCGCTGTCTGGGCGCTCGGCAGCCTGCTCGCCGGGGTGGTGTCCGGGGCGATCACCTGGCGGCGCGGCCCGCTGGCGCGGCTGCGGATCGGGGCGATCGGCATGGTCGTCGCCACCCTGCCACTCGCCTTCGTGCCCAACCTGGTGGTGATGGCGCCGGTGCTGCTGCTCAGCGGCCTGGCCATCTCCCCCACCCTGATCGCGACGATGTCGCTGGCCGAGCAGGTGCTCCCGCACGCACGGCTCACCGAGGGCATGGCGTTCATCCAGACCGGCCTGGCCGTGGGTCTCGCGCCCGGCGCCGCCGTCGCCGGGGTCGTCATCGACGAGGCGGGCGCCTCGCCGGCGTACCTCGTGTGCCTGGTCGGCGGCGTCCTCGTCCTCGTCGGCGCGCTGCTCATCCGGGTCGGGCCGCGGCCGGATAGCGTGCCTCCCCATGAGCACAACCCCGAGCAGACCGACCGGGCAGACCGCGCCGAGCTGGCGTAA
- a CDS encoding YchJ family metal-binding protein, whose protein sequence is MAEPGERPACPCDSGRTYDDCCRPYHRDPGSAPTAEALMRSRYSAFVKGLASYLLHTWHPATQPSSLQLDDRIEWTGLEVLAAQAGGLEDKRGMVEFVARFTRDDLPGSLHEISRFRRQGDTWLYVRGRARWRA, encoded by the coding sequence GTGGCTGAGCCCGGGGAACGTCCTGCCTGCCCGTGCGACTCCGGGCGGACCTACGACGACTGCTGCCGCCCCTACCACCGCGACCCCGGCTCGGCGCCGACCGCCGAGGCGCTGATGCGCTCGCGGTACTCCGCGTTCGTGAAGGGGCTCGCGTCCTACCTGCTCCACACCTGGCACCCCGCCACCCAGCCCTCCTCGCTGCAGCTCGACGACCGCATCGAGTGGACCGGCCTCGAGGTGCTCGCGGCCCAGGCCGGTGGCCTCGAGGACAAGCGGGGCATGGTCGAGTTCGTCGCCCGCTTCACGCGCGACGACCTGCCCGGTTCGCTCCACGAGATCAGCCGGTTCCGCAGGCAGGGCGACACCTGGCTCTACGTCCGCGGACGGGCCCGCTGGAGGGCGTAG
- the sepH gene encoding septation protein SepH, translated as MTDTADQGGTGRPVRLTLADGQSSGSDRRRLLLVDDQGGEFTLDITPDLRAAVRGDSPRRLETPMSSSIRPREIQTRIRSGESAEAVAEAAGTSVEAIMPYVAPVLAEREHVAARAQKASVRRTPGEGQSGPSASRVLGDAVAAHLRGRGGNPEAVAWDAYRRDTGRWVLTGTFETGERGGVARFTYDAPGNYVLSDNDDARWLIGEVLAPAVPPARDDLQQVRERRLAAVPEDLPLGGEALDHVDETLPLGDSIDQALDLVTGEAADPLADEPIRATTQEPAAAAEPTAEEAAAETEAERAKHRRPVQKKRGRASVPSWDEIMFGGGDQ; from the coding sequence ATGACCGACACGGCGGACCAGGGCGGCACCGGCCGCCCCGTGCGCCTGACCCTCGCCGACGGCCAGTCGTCCGGGTCCGACCGGCGGCGCCTGCTGCTGGTCGACGACCAGGGCGGTGAGTTCACGCTCGACATCACCCCCGACCTGCGCGCAGCCGTGCGCGGCGACTCACCGCGTCGATTGGAGACACCGATGAGCAGCAGCATCCGGCCCCGCGAGATCCAGACCCGGATCCGTTCCGGCGAGTCCGCGGAGGCGGTGGCCGAGGCCGCCGGCACGTCCGTCGAGGCGATCATGCCCTACGTCGCCCCCGTGCTCGCCGAGCGCGAGCATGTCGCCGCGCGGGCCCAGAAGGCCTCGGTCCGGCGCACTCCCGGAGAGGGGCAGTCCGGTCCCTCCGCCAGCCGCGTGCTCGGCGACGCCGTCGCCGCCCACCTGCGCGGGCGCGGCGGCAACCCCGAGGCCGTGGCCTGGGACGCCTACCGGCGCGACACCGGTCGCTGGGTGCTCACCGGCACCTTCGAGACCGGAGAGCGCGGCGGCGTCGCGCGGTTCACCTACGACGCCCCCGGCAACTACGTCCTCTCCGACAACGACGACGCCCGCTGGCTGATCGGCGAGGTGCTCGCGCCCGCCGTCCCGCCGGCCCGCGACGACCTGCAGCAGGTCCGCGAGCGGCGGCTGGCCGCCGTACCCGAGGACCTGCCGCTGGGCGGCGAGGCGCTCGACCACGTCGACGAGACGCTGCCGCTCGGCGACTCCATCGACCAGGCCCTGGACCTGGTGACCGGCGAGGCGGCCGATCCGCTCGCCGACGAGCCGATCCGCGCGACGACCCAGGAGCCGGCCGCGGCGGCCGAGCCGACGGCCGAGGAGGCCGCGGCGGAGACCGAGGCGGAGCGCGCCAAGCATCGCCGGCCGGTGCAGAAGAAGCGCGGTCGCGCGTCGGTCCCGAGCTGGGACGAGATCATGTTCGGCGGCGGCGACCAGTAG